A region of the Emys orbicularis isolate rEmyOrb1 chromosome 6, rEmyOrb1.hap1, whole genome shotgun sequence genome:
CTTGAGAAAGCAACTAAAATGCTGTTCCACAAATATGACATGGTTAAAAGAATTAATGTGCATCTAATTCAGAAACTGCTCTGGAAAAGCATTTCTCTAAGTGAAGAGATTTCTCAATTTCAGACACTATTTCAGAAACAGACTTTTCCAGACTCACAGTGATAAAGTTTTCTGGTGCTGACGGAGGCTCCAGTGTATCAAACTGAGACTGTAGTAGTTCGGGTGCCATAAAGTGTCCTCTCCTCTTCTCCAGGCggctggcaatgagttccatagatcCATCCAAATGGATAAAAAGGACCTTCCCTGTGGCAGAGTCTAGCTGATCACTTTTAGAATACACAGCATCCCCTCCACTTACTAATATGCGTCTATACATTTTCTTCAGAGCTGAACAGGCCAGAATCACACTTTGTCCAGCTGACTCTTCTCTATCAAGAGAAGAAAATGTCAGTAGCAATAACTTAATGATATCATGCCCATATTTGGTGTATTCAAACACTGACTGATTGTTCTCAATAGATGGTAAGGGGGCAACCCAACATGGCCTCACAAAGAAGAGGTGTAAGgattttttcctcattttaatgGGACTCCGACGTCAAATCTCTAACACAGGTAAGGACGCTTGCTTTTTAAACATATAATTTCACCCAGTGTCCCTTTAACATCTCCATCTACTGGAGCCTTCATAATGGCCACCATCTTCCCAAATGTGGAAGCGTAATTAGATTCCAAAGAGAAAGCCATCAGCATTGCTCCTTAATTGCTGAGAAGGATGGTTGTTGGACAGCatgagtcactttcctgccccaCCTACAAGCTGACTATAAGGGTCTGTCTAGAGTACAGTTCTATCCTGAACAATACACACACTTCTTAACCGGTTCCACTTTCAGTTTTTGAAGATTTTGAACTAAATTGTTTGGATTAGCCATACTACTGTTAACATTAATGGGAACTCTGTATATATCCTGACCCTTTTAATAGTTACTCTGGAGGGTTGGATTTAGTGAAATTAACATAAATACACTTGAGTAATTCTTTAATTTTACTCTGGCAAGAGTCCTTTAAAGCTTCAGGTAACCACACAGCATTGGTGTTTGTTACACTGGAAATCCCAAATCCTGCCTTCCAGTTAGTTTTGGCATTAGACACCGTAAATGAACATACAGGTTTGATGACTGAGatgtgcaaaataaaaaaataaacccatATTCTGCAGTCAAATTGTGAACACATTATATGTAGTAGTAAACTAAAGTTACTGCCCTCTATTATACATGGGCAGTTCTGTTACTTAAATTCCATAGGCAAATAGGCAGTTTGGACCCTGTTACTTGCAGGGTGCAGTAAGAGTCATTGACTCTTGGTTAAGGCGGGGCTAGCCCTTTCAAGATTATTCCATTATTTCTGAATTCCATGTCCTCCCTGACCCTTCTTAAAAGAAACTACATCCCTTACTTAATCCAGGGAGCTCAGCAGGCTCCTGCCCCTCTGAGAAGCAGCACATATGTGGAATGTGAAAGCTCCTTTTTCCTGTCTCTGTCACATCCAGATACTTAAATGAATCATCAGGATGGAGAATATATTGAGTATACAACTGACAAGCAGAGAAGGGTAAATGCTGCAAAACCCAAATCCAGATTTTGGTTCAGACCTATCTTTACTGATGAGGACCATCAACTTGTTACTGTAATGTATGTAATTGTCTGTggggaaagaggagggtgatTGCCATTGTGAATAAACCCATGCAAATTTAAAATGTAGAAATTTAAAGTTCCAGGTTTGACTCTTCTCTCCCGCAAGCCTCATAAAATTACTTTTGCATTACTTTTCCCATTTTTTGTAACAGATCTAAATATTTGAGTTAGGATCACTATTTAGGAAGTGCACATCCTGCAAAGTTCAATGGCAAGTGAGTCAACTGGAGTAAGTGACTAACGATAAAATTTTCTAAAACacgtaagtgacttaggagcctaatcatatgttcaaaagtgacttaggtacttaagagcctaaatctcattgaaagtcaatgtaacttatgcTTTGACGTCACTTGGGCAAAATTTTCTAAAATGCTCTAAGTTTATACAGTGTGCCCTCTAGACCTAACTGGTATCAAACTTATTACTGAACTGGATTCTTGAAATGTAAATATCTTCGTATAGACAATGGAGAAAGAACTCTCATCCCCAAACAATTCCATCAAGTAGTAGTAATTAGGGGTTTCCTTACTGTTATTGTAAGTATTAAAGTACTTCACAGACTAATGAATACAGAATGGTTTTACTGACTGCAGAATATTTTTACAATACTACATACTTATCCCCACTAATGCAACTGAAAAAACCCTCTTGCTTTAGTCTTTAGCCAATAATCATTACAGATGCAATCACTCTGCAAGTCAGAGGTTCTCTTACCTCATTAATATATCATGTAATTTGCAAAGCCATGGAATCCTGTCCTAGAAACAAAACAAGTTAGCTGAAAGTATGTATTATGGAGTTTCACTTTAAATTGTCTAACATCTACGTAGCAGTTAACTTGCAATATAAAACTGGGTGAATCTCTTTCAATCCTTCTTTGGTGTGGGGAGGCAAATAGACCAACTATTTTCCCCCTGCAGTCACATTAGCAAACTGATCCAGTATCTGTCTCTACAGTCAAAGCTAACCTATAcaacttttcatttaaatttacAAAAACAAGAGCATATCTAAAGTGTGTAAACCCATTACTTGAAAAAATAAACTACTGGAGCAGAACAGAATAAAACACCAACACAGCAAATGAATATGAATTCTTAACATTTGTTTCCATTAACTGAAAACtgaataaattaaaaattcagtCTATACTATTCTGCTATAGATCCATGCCTTTATGCCTGTCAGTATGTATATATACTATAttttacataaaaacaaaataccttatttgtttaggttgcaaagtcaagcaactGAAAGTTAAGAAACACCAGTTAGGTTGcttgtgcaactttaattcttACCCTTGTGCCTATACATTATGATCCCATCTCTAATGATATGATCACATAAGATTTCTTCTAGAAGATCCCTACTTCCTTCAGTATGTAGTTTATAAATAATGTAACGTTGCACCATGCAAACAGATTTTCaccttctcccctcttcctttctAATCCAGAACCTCTATGACTTCATGGAGGATGGAGAGGGGAGATTTTttatctacactgaaaactttaaGTGCTTTTAATTTTATATACAGGATGGAAAAGGAGAATCAATGGAAGTTGCATGTAGTAGTAATGTATGTTTTAGGTTTAATATGCCATATTGTGAACCTTTCGAAGAACCAAATTAATTCTTGTTTTATTTGACAACTTAAACAACAAATCTATTCTCACATAGCTGTTTTCACATCTAAAATAGTTGGTTTGGCAGGAGTTTTGTAGATTGCAGTGGaaccaaaactgggacttagtcacctaaatctggggtttaggcacctaactacttttgtggatccaggcctaagGCCCTATCCTACAAGCTGATCCATATGAGCAGACTTCCAATGAACTCTGTAAAGCTCTTCACAGGTGCTGGGGTCCATCCAAGTGGCTCAACTTGCAGAATGGGGCTTAAGAGTCTGTGTATGCTTCGTTTATGCTTGGGAGTAGGTAACTAATTGTTTGTATATGTGTGTAGGCAGGTAGAGTGAATTCCTACTGATCCCATTTTTCCCTCAGATGCCTCCCATTTGGGTGTGTGTCTTGTTTGCATGGATGAGTGTTTATCTTTCTCTGGGACAAATGCTATAAAATTCCAAAgggcaaaaaagggggggggcggtgaAACAAACCTAAATAAACCACCACCAACAAGC
Encoded here:
- the IDNK gene encoding probable gluconokinase is translated as MVLLVVMGVSGSGKSTVGSHLAAKLGWKFYDADDYHPTENTKKMAQGIPLNDQDRIPWLCKLHDILMREESAGQSVILACSALKKMYRRILVSGGDAVYSKSDQLDSATGKVLFIHLDGSMELIASRLEKRRGHFMAPELLQSQFDTLEPPSAPENFITVSLEKSVSEIVSEIEKSLHLEKCFSRAVSELDAH